AGCCAATTGAACGGCGGGTTCCCGAGAGAACGACGCTGAAGGAATTATCGCTCAGCAGAGCGTCGTCAAGCCACAGGCTGGTCACGAGATTACTCGAGTAAAAATCTGCCAGACTTTGCAAACTGGCTTGAGATAAATTCAGGTGGGTGATTTGGTTGCTTGAAAGGGCAAGGTTCGTCAAACTGCTCAGCCCCGCGAAGGCACGCGGCTCGATGCTCCTGATTTGGTTATCATTAAGGTAAAGCTCCGCCAAGCTGCTCAGATGATAGATCTACTTTCCTTGTCACGGATGGCGCGGCGATTAGGTGTCACGCAAAAATGGCTGCGAGACCAAGCCGATGCTGGCAAGATTCCCTCTTTGAAAGCCGGTAATCGCTACCTGTTCAACCCAGCGGCGGTGCAGAAGTCACTAGCAGCAAAAGCCACACGGATACGGCGGGAGGGCTACCATGCAGAATAGCCCTAACAAGCCGGCCCTACTGCTGACGCACCAACAAGCTGCTGATGCCTTGGCGATTAGCCCGCGCAAGTTGTCGGGCATGACGGCATCCGGCGAGATTCCGCACATCCGGCTAGGTCGATGCGTGCGGTATCCAGTCAATGACCTGCAACGCTGGATCGACGAACAAAAGAAAGGGGGCAACAAATGATGCCCCCTACTCAACGGTTTATATCCGCCCGACCGGATACCAACGCCGGCGAGCTGCGGCGACACGTGGAAAATAAAGCCGAAGGGATTAAAAATGAAACAAAGTGAAAGTACGACGGAAGGCGTTTCTCGGCCTTCATTAGTTTGCATGGCCGACATCGACCCGCGCCCGATCACCTGGGTGTGGCCTCAGCGCATCGCTGCTGGCCGCATCACGTTGGCTGTGGGGATGCCCGGCGCGGGCAAGAGTTTCTTGACCTGCGATCTGGCATCGCGCGTATCGACCGGAACACCCTGGCCGGATGGCTCCGAGTGCCAGCGCGGATCGGTGGTGTTCATAACGGCCGAGGACGATCCCCACGACACGATCCGTCCGCGACTCGACGCGCTCGGTGCGGATGTGTCACGCATCCACCTGCTATCGGGAGTGCTGCAAACCGAGAGGGGCAAGACCAAAGAGCTGACTTTTACGCTGGCCGATGCCGACATCCTGCGGCAAACGCTAGAAACAATTGACGATTGCCGACTCGTGGTCATCGACCCTATCGGATCGTTTCTCGGCGGCCGTTGCGATTCGCACCGCGACAACGAAGTGCGGGCGGTGCTGGCTCCCATCGCTAAGCTGGCCGAGCAACACGGTCCGGCGGTGCTGATGGTGGCGCACCGGCGTAAGAGTGCGGGCGCGATCGCGGACGATACCGCGATGGGAAGTCGCGCGTTTACCGGCATCGCGCGGAGCGTTTGGCACCTGTCCCGAGACACCGAGAATCGAAACCGCCGACTGCTGCTGCCCGGCAAGTGTAACCTGGCGGCCGAGCAAACTGGCTTGGCCTTCACGATCGCGGGCGAGCCTGCAAGCGTCAATTGGGAAAGCGACCCGGTGCCGATGACGGCCGATGACGCTCTGGTCCGTGAGAAGGGAATAGCGGGCGAGCATTCGGCGATTGACGAAGCGAAAAACTGGCTTCGGGAAGCATTGGCTGGCGGCCCGAAGCCGAGCGGCGAACTAAAGAGCGAAGCGAAACGCGACGGCGTTTCCTGGCGAACGGCGGAACGCGCCAAGGCCAGTTTGGGCGTCTGCAATCGCCCCAATGGGTTCGGCGGCCAGTGGGTCTGGGCGTTTCCTGACGGGGCAGACTCCGCCAGTCTCCGCCAAGAGTCCCCAGTGTCCGCCAAGGAACAAAACTTGGCGGACTCTGGCGAGACTGTGGCGGACTCTGGGGAGGGCGATCCCTGACCGAAAGCGAATCCATCGGAAGGAAATACACGGGACAGCAATGCTGGGCCAACATCGGTATGATGCGGACAAATCAAAGCAACGCTCAATAAAACTAATTGACGAAATGAATGGACGATTAATGCTAGCGCGTTTCTACAACGGAACACACTGAAGCTACTCTGGAAATATCTCGACCCGCCAATCACGATGGACCGCAGGTCGACAAAGAAAGGTAAATAACGATGGCGAGTATTGTGAAACGTCCCAATAGCAATTGGTGGATTCAATACCTCGATTCTAACAACAAGCGACAGACATTGCGTCTTGGTAGGGTAGCCAAACGCTCGGCGGACAGCATCAAGGTCAAAGTCGAAAAGCTCATCGAAGCCAGACAATCGGGCTGCGCGATCGACAGTGCGACGGCGTCTTGGTTGGCAAACGATGCGACAGATACATTACACGTCCGACTTGTGAGGCTAGGGCTGGCCAAGGCCCGCAAACGCGACCAGGAGGCTTCACCGACAATCGGTGAGTTCACGCGCGCGTTTATCGACGAGCGGAAAGGCACCAGGAAGCCCAACACGGTCATACATTACGAGAGGGTGCGTGGTGACGTCGTCAATTACTTCGGTGGTAACCGTCGCATGATGGATGTTACGCGAGCGGACGCTGATCGCTTTCGTGAATCCCTGGCCGAACGGAGTTTAGCCCTTAATACGATTAATCGGAGGATGGGGCGCTGCAAGCAGTTCTGGAACGCAGCAATCGACGCTAAGCTCATCACCGAGAACCCATTCAAGGGTCAGGACTGCCAGGTCAGACCGGTCGAGGCACGATTCGAATATGTCGAGCAGTCGGTCATCGACAAAGTGTTGGATGCATGCATCGACGACGAATGGCGGCTGATCATCGCGATAACCCGTTACGCAGGCATGCGGTGCCCGAGTGAAGTTCTAGCCCTGAAATGGACAGACGTTAACTGGGCCGAGCACAAGATGCTAGTCGTCAGCTCGAAACTGGAACACCACCACGACGGCGGACGACGCTGGGTCCCCATATTCGCCGCCTTGCGGCCGTACCTCGAAATGGCATTCGAACAAGCTGAAGAGGGCTCGGAATACGTCATCACGCGATACAGGTCCCCCAACTGCAACCTACGAACACAGCTTAGCCGGATCTGCAAGGCGGCGGGCGTCGACATGTGGGTCAAGCCGTTCCAAAACCTTCGGTCGTCCGCTGAGATCGACCTCAACCGAGAGTTTCCGCAGCACGTGGTGGCACGCTGGCTTGGGCACTCCGAGAACGTCGCCCTGAAGCACTATCTAAGAACAACAGACGACGATTTTCTGCGGGCAGCTGGCGTGCCCCATCAAGCCGGCGAAAAAGGCGAAGCAGTAGGGCGAAGCACTCAGGCGAAGCAGCACGCTGCCGCACCGAACCGCACGAAGTCGCCGGCGCAACAAAAAACCCCTACGGCAACAGGGGTTACGCTTATCGATGCGACTCAGTGCGAGATGATGCAAACTAAGCAAGTGCCCCCTCAAGGACTCGAACAACTGCCATTCTCCTCGTGGAATAGAGACATCAGCGACCAAGGTGTTGTAGGAGGCGACATCACGCATTTCGTCGAAGCCCAACTGTACATGAGAATCGTAAAGTCGAGGATTGGCTTCTATCTTGTAGGAGCCCTTACACCCTCGATACTATCAGCCGTGTAGACCCTTCAAAAGGTATGGGGTCGTCCTTGGGATCTTTTGGCAAATTCTTTGCGGACGGATTGTATTTACGCCAGCCGCCAGCCCTTATAACTTTTGCAGTGTTGTCACGGAGACAACTTAAAAGCTCTGTTGTTAACACTTTGTCTGAGATTTTTTTCAAAAATTTTTCTCTGTCCCATTTAGGCATCACCGCCTCTCTCATTCCGCCTGAAGTAAATCCGAAAGGCAACCATTCTCCTTTGACAAATTCAGCCGCTTTATCCTCGTCCAACAACAAGCGTTCATCCTGCAACCGTTCTTCTAATTCTTTATCTGTCTCATATCTATCCCGGTCTTCAATGTAATTTTTCTCCTGAGAACCGTAGTATTTCGTTTTACCGGCGTGTTGATACTTCCATTGGGAACCGTACGCTTGACTTTCAAACCCGGATGGCATCTTGAGTTCCATATCTTCTAAATTTCCCGCTATATTATGATGATCGATGCGATAGCTATAAATGCTAAAGCCATAGAGTTGGCATTTTTTAACCCATAGTCCCGCAGGAACCCCAAGCTGGTCCTCTAGTTCCCACAGGCCTGCTCCATTAGCCCCTGACGCTCGGCCTATCATTGCTTGTGCTTCGGGGAGTGGCGCCACGAAGTTATAATCTCTCCCCCATCCTTTTATCCAAGGGCAACTTTTATCCTCTTTCATAAACATATTGTGCATGTCGGGTGTAATGAACGCATGAGCTCCGTCTTTAAAATCGGTGACGAATCTAATGATAGCGGATACAGTGATATAAGCTTCAGCGAGGCCAATCATCTCTTTCCGCCCCATCTGGTTCGCTAACCAGGCGCCGCCGGGCGAAACAGTTT
The window above is part of the Pirellulaceae bacterium genome. Proteins encoded here:
- a CDS encoding helix-turn-helix domain-containing protein; the protein is MQNSPNKPALLLTHQQAADALAISPRKLSGMTASGEIPHIRLGRCVRYPVNDLQRWIDEQKKGGNK
- a CDS encoding AAA family ATPase, translating into MKQSESTTEGVSRPSLVCMADIDPRPITWVWPQRIAAGRITLAVGMPGAGKSFLTCDLASRVSTGTPWPDGSECQRGSVVFITAEDDPHDTIRPRLDALGADVSRIHLLSGVLQTERGKTKELTFTLADADILRQTLETIDDCRLVVIDPIGSFLGGRCDSHRDNEVRAVLAPIAKLAEQHGPAVLMVAHRRKSAGAIADDTAMGSRAFTGIARSVWHLSRDTENRNRRLLLPGKCNLAAEQTGLAFTIAGEPASVNWESDPVPMTADDALVREKGIAGEHSAIDEAKNWLREALAGGPKPSGELKSEAKRDGVSWRTAERAKASLGVCNRPNGFGGQWVWAFPDGADSASLRQESPVSAKEQNLADSGETVADSGEGDP
- a CDS encoding tyrosine-type recombinase/integrase, encoding MASIVKRPNSNWWIQYLDSNNKRQTLRLGRVAKRSADSIKVKVEKLIEARQSGCAIDSATASWLANDATDTLHVRLVRLGLAKARKRDQEASPTIGEFTRAFIDERKGTRKPNTVIHYERVRGDVVNYFGGNRRMMDVTRADADRFRESLAERSLALNTINRRMGRCKQFWNAAIDAKLITENPFKGQDCQVRPVEARFEYVEQSVIDKVLDACIDDEWRLIIAITRYAGMRCPSEVLALKWTDVNWAEHKMLVVSSKLEHHHDGGRRWVPIFAALRPYLEMAFEQAEEGSEYVITRYRSPNCNLRTQLSRICKAAGVDMWVKPFQNLRSSAEIDLNREFPQHVVARWLGHSENVALKHYLRTTDDDFLRAAGVPHQAGEKGEAVGRSTQAKQHAAAPNRTKSPAQQKTPTATGVTLIDATQCEMMQTKQVPPQGLEQLPFSSWNRDISDQGVVGGDITHFVEAQLYMRIVKSRIGFYLVGALTPSILSAV
- a CDS encoding helix-turn-helix domain-containing protein — its product is MIDLLSLSRMARRLGVTQKWLRDQADAGKIPSLKAGNRYLFNPAAVQKSLAAKATRIRREGYHAE